Proteins encoded together in one Impatiens glandulifera chromosome 1, dImpGla2.1, whole genome shotgun sequence window:
- the LOC124919082 gene encoding internal alternative NAD(P)H-ubiquinone oxidoreductase A1, mitochondrial-like, giving the protein MAWFRNLIQLSSSTARQSSPSSSFLKLGLSAASPFTPFSPFTTHTTEPPTKYAGLPPTKPDEKPRIVVLGSGWAGCRLLKDIDTNIYDVVCVSPRNHMVFTPLLASTCVGTLEFRSVAEPIGRIQPAISREPNSYFFLSNCTAVDADKHVVHCQTVTDGVQTLDPWNFEIAYDKLVIAAGSQALTFGIKGVEEHAIFLREVHNAQDIRRKLLLNLMLSDVPGVTEEEKMRLLHCVVVGGGPTGVEFSGELSDFIMRDVHQRYAHVKDYIHVTLIEANEILSSFDDRLRRYATKQLVKSGVRLVRGIVKDVEPKKIILSDGTDVPYGLLVWSTGVGPSSFVQKMDFPKSPGGRIGVDQWLRIPTAQDVFAIGDCCGFLESTKNPVLPALAQVAERQGKYLAKRLNKIGESGRGHANAGKEIEDLGDPFVYKHLGSMATVGRYKALVDLRQSKAAKGVSMAGFVSWFIWRSAYLTRVISWRNRFYVAINWFTTFIFGRDISRI; this is encoded by the exons ATGGCTTGGTTTCGGAATCTCATCCAACTTTCGTCCTCCACTGCAAGACAATCATCACCATCTTCATCATTCCTTAAGCTGGGACTCTCTGCTGCCTCTCCGTTTACTCCGTTTTCTCCCTTTACCACGCATACGACTGAGCCTCCCACGAAATACGCCGGATTGCCGCCCACGAAGCCTGACGAGAAGCCCCGTATAGTCGTTCTTGGATCCGGATGGGCTGGATGCAGGCTCTTGAAAGATATTGATActaatatttatgatgttgtTTGTGTATCGCCGAGAAATCACATGGTCTTCACTCCTCTATTGGCTTCGACTTGTGTTGGTACTCTGGAGTTCCGGTCCGTCGCCGAGCCAATTGGCCGGATCCAGCCGGCTATTTCTCGGGAGCCGAATTCATACTTCTTTCTCTCCAATTGCACCGCCGTTGATGCTGATAAGCATGTG GTTCACTGTCAAACCGTCACTGACGGGGTACAAACATTGGATCCATGGAATTTCGAAATAGCATACGACAAATTAGTTATTGCAGCTGGGTCGCAGGCATTGACATTTGGCATTAAGGGTGTGGAGGAGCATGCAATTTTCCTACGCGAAGTTCACAATGCTCAGGACATCAGAAGAAAACTACTCCTCAATTTAATGCTGTCAGATGTGCCTG GAGTTACTGAAGAAGAAAAGATGAGGCTGCTACATTGTGTTGTTGTTGGTGGTGGACCAACAGGAGTTGAATTCAGTGGTGAACTTAGTGACTTCATCATGAGGGATGTTCATCAAAGATATGCTCATGTCAAAGATTATATTCACGTCACACTAATTGag GCTAATGAGATCTTATCTTCATTTGATGACCGTCTCCGTCGGTATGCAACAAAGCAACTTGTAAAG TCAGGAGTACGTCTTGTTCGAGGGATTGTGAAGGATGTtgaacctaagaaaataattcttAGTGATGGAACCGATGTTCCTTATGGCCTCCTGGTATGGTCCACTGGCGTTGGTCCCTCATCATTTGTACAGAAAATGGATTTCCCCAAATCACCAGGTGGAAG GATTGGTGTGGACCAGTGGCTTCGCATCCCCACAGCTCAGGATGTCTTTGCAATCGGTGACTGCTGTGGCTTCCTTGAGAGTACAAAAAACCCCGTTCTTCCTGCATTAGCTCAG GTTGCAGAGCGACAGGGTAAATACTTGGCAAAGAGATTGAACAAGATTGGTGAAAGCGGCAGAGGCCATGCTAATGCTGGAAAGGAAATAGAAGACTTGGGAGATCCATTTGTTTATAAGCATTTAGGAAGCATGGCCACTGTTGGTCGATACAAGGCTCTTGTGGACCTCAGGCAGAGCAAA GCTGCAAAGGGAGTTTCTATGGCAGGATTTGTAAGCTGGTTCATTTGGCGATCTGCATATCTTACTCGGGTCATTAGTTGGAGGAATCGGTTCTATGTAGCGATTAACTGGTTCACGACCTTCATTTTTGGCCGTGATATAAGCAGGATATGA
- the LOC124933899 gene encoding transcription initiation factor TFIID subunit 11-like — MKHVNSIHFAKKEARKINDVFLITFMDSHLHFKCGNMKSSKNFVPKFFSRKELNEPLHPRILVYYSNKKNTLQEIKWGEGNRIIPEGEDEDEEPKEPIPKPANKKRKAEDGDQDVDTTLKPANKKRNTSKKCPIAETYLREHSSALESTPKHAPKPAKSLSPPTATSNNASLAPAVGCKCDELKEDVKDLKRDIMEMKPKFDDEKENENEDEKKKKMNEDMEIEEKENEDEENEKMKEMMRRKSRMKMRRRRMKMRIRRR; from the exons atgaaacatgTCAATTCTATACATTTCGCCAAGAAGGAGGCGAGAAAGATTAATGATGTTTTTCTTATAACGTTTATGGATTCGCACTTGCATTTCAAGTGTGGAAATATGAAGTCATCAAAAAACTTTGTCCCTAAATTCTTCAGTAGGAAGGAGCTTAATGAGCCTCTACACCCAAGGATATTAGTCTATTATTCCAACAAGAAGAACACCTTGCAGGAGATAAA ATGGGGGGAGGGGAATAGAATCATCCCTGAaggtgaagatgaagatgaagaacctAAAGAACCTATTCCCAAACCTGCCAACAAGAAGAGAAAGGCTGAAGATGGAGATCAAGATGTAGATACTACTCTCAAACCTGCCAACAAGAAGAgaaacactagtaaaaaatgccCAATTGCCGAGACTTATCTCCGAGAGCATTCTAGCGCTCTTG AATCTACTCCTAAACATGCTCCCAAACCTGCCAAAAGTCTTAGTCCCCCCACTGCGACGTCAAATAATGCATCACTTGCACCTgctgttggatgtaaatgtgatGAGCTGAAGGAGGACGTCAAAGATCTGAAAAGAGACATAATG GAGATGAAGCCGAAGTTTGATGATGAGAAGGAGAATGAGAATgaagatgagaagaagaagaagatgaatgagGATATGGAGATTGAAGAGAaggagaatgaagatgaagagaatgagaagatgaagGAGATGATGAGAAGAAAAAGTAGAATGAAGATGAGAAGAAGGAGAATGAAGATGAGGATAAGGAGAAGATGA
- the LOC124919083 gene encoding uncharacterized protein LOC124919083, whose amino-acid sequence MSYMRQPTANCNLVSKRGAIPLMGGVSFFSFPLPMSSTTTKTFFKGHILSRGVDIKRTSFARERVYQMISRKVNRTLTRCSNTGSDSKEDSPSTGKTPFGYSRKDVLLIGVGVTLLGIGLKSGLEYFGVDPLQAGNVVQLILVLGLTIGWISTYIFRVSNKEMTYAQQLRDYERKVMEKRLEGLSEAELEVLLEQVEEEKRSVAGGEKTS is encoded by the exons ATGTCTTATATGAGGCAGCCAACTGCAAATTGCAACCTAGTGAGCAAAAGAGGAGCAATTCCTTTGATGGGGGGCGTCTCGTTTTTTTCTTTCCCCCTACCCATGTCTTCTACAACAACTAAAACCTTTTTCAAAG GACATATTCTCTCAAGGGGAGTAGATATAAAGAGAACCTCCTTTGCAAGGGAAAGGGTTTATCAAATGATATCAAGAAAAGTAAACCGCACTCTTACCAGGTGCAGCAATACAGGTAGTGACAGCAAAGAGGATTCACCTAGCACGGGAAAG ACACCATTTGGATACTCAAGGAAGGATGTTCTTTTAATTGGAGTTGGTGTTACACTATTGGGCATAGGCCTCAAAAGTGGATTAGAG TATTTTGGGGTTGATCCATTACAAGCTGGGAACGTTGTACAGTTAATATTGGTTCTGGGCTTAACTATCGGATGGATTTCCACATACATATTTAGAGTCTCAAACAAGGAAATGACATATGCTCAACAATTACGTGATTATGAAAGGAAAGTCATGGAG AAACGGCTTGAAGGGTTATCAGAGGCAGAGTTGGAAGTTCTACTTGAGCAAgttgaagaagagaagagaagtgTGGCTGGTGGTGAGAAAACAAGCTGA
- the LOC124919084 gene encoding uncharacterized protein LOC124919084 isoform X2, whose translation MTTMGKLTSSVIPGFTFQFQFPIKSNRPSLFKASNRLYFSTSKIRATVDQKGEYSTNSAFSVQNEGGKSIEDVEWSVEVLKNAAKTRRVPAEEILSALSVIEKKKLDPSNFLETLGGTESPGRTWMLIFTAGKKLKSGKYFPITAVQRFDAAGKRIENGVYLGPIGSLTFEGRFSWNKRILAFVFEQIRIKVGSLNPLEINLGGKDKREPTKEDPFFIWFYIDEEIAVGRGKSGGTAFWCRCSRVTSL comes from the exons ATGACAACAATGGG CAAACTCACTTCCTCCGTCATTCCTGGTTTcacatttcaatttcaatttccaaTCAAATCGAATCGTCCTTCACTCTTCAAAGCATCAAACAGATTATATTTCTCTACGTCCAAGATCAGAGCTACCGTGGATCAAAAGGGAGAATACTCCACAAACTCCGCCTTTTCTGTTCAGAATGAAGGAGGAAAATCCATCGAG GACGTAGAATGGAGTGTAGAAGTGCTTAAAAATGCTGCCAAGACAAGAAGAGTTCCAGCAGAAGAAATTTTATCTGCCCTCTCTGTAATTGAGAAGAAAAAACTTGATCCCTCTAACTTTCTTGAAACTCTGGGTGGAACAGAGTCTCCTGGTAGAACCTGGATGCTTATATTCACTGCTGGG AAAAAGTTAAAGAGTGGTAAATACTTCCCCATAACAGCGGTTCAGAGATTTGATGCTGCT GGGAAGAGAATTGAAAATGGAGTGTATCTAGGACCAATTGGTAGTTTAACATTTGAGGGAAGGTTTTCATGGAACAAGAGAatactcgcctttgttttcgAACAAATACGAATAAAAGTAGGATCCTTGAATCCACTGGAGATAAATTTGGGAGGGAAAGATAAAAGGGAGCCAACCAAGGAAGATCCTTTTTTCATATGGTTTTATATTGATGAAGAAATAGCTGTTGGCCGAGGCAAAAGTGGGGGGACTGCATTTTGGTGTAGGTGCAGTCGTGTAACCagtttatga
- the LOC124919084 gene encoding uncharacterized protein LOC124919084 isoform X1 yields the protein MTTMGSPASAATINIPTLSSKLTSSVIPGFTFQFQFPIKSNRPSLFKASNRLYFSTSKIRATVDQKGEYSTNSAFSVQNEGGKSIEDVEWSVEVLKNAAKTRRVPAEEILSALSVIEKKKLDPSNFLETLGGTESPGRTWMLIFTAGKKLKSGKYFPITAVQRFDAAGKRIENGVYLGPIGSLTFEGRFSWNKRILAFVFEQIRIKVGSLNPLEINLGGKDKREPTKEDPFFIWFYIDEEIAVGRGKSGGTAFWCRCSRVTSL from the exons ATGACAACAATGGGATCGCCGGCGTCGGCAGCCACCATAAACATTCCCACGTTATCGAGCAAACTCACTTCCTCCGTCATTCCTGGTTTcacatttcaatttcaatttccaaTCAAATCGAATCGTCCTTCACTCTTCAAAGCATCAAACAGATTATATTTCTCTACGTCCAAGATCAGAGCTACCGTGGATCAAAAGGGAGAATACTCCACAAACTCCGCCTTTTCTGTTCAGAATGAAGGAGGAAAATCCATCGAG GACGTAGAATGGAGTGTAGAAGTGCTTAAAAATGCTGCCAAGACAAGAAGAGTTCCAGCAGAAGAAATTTTATCTGCCCTCTCTGTAATTGAGAAGAAAAAACTTGATCCCTCTAACTTTCTTGAAACTCTGGGTGGAACAGAGTCTCCTGGTAGAACCTGGATGCTTATATTCACTGCTGGG AAAAAGTTAAAGAGTGGTAAATACTTCCCCATAACAGCGGTTCAGAGATTTGATGCTGCT GGGAAGAGAATTGAAAATGGAGTGTATCTAGGACCAATTGGTAGTTTAACATTTGAGGGAAGGTTTTCATGGAACAAGAGAatactcgcctttgttttcgAACAAATACGAATAAAAGTAGGATCCTTGAATCCACTGGAGATAAATTTGGGAGGGAAAGATAAAAGGGAGCCAACCAAGGAAGATCCTTTTTTCATATGGTTTTATATTGATGAAGAAATAGCTGTTGGCCGAGGCAAAAGTGGGGGGACTGCATTTTGGTGTAGGTGCAGTCGTGTAACCagtttatga